Within candidate division WOR-3 bacterium, the genomic segment GATTGACTGAATCACCGATTACAGTGTAATCTAACCTTTCTTTTGTCCCGATATTACCGACAACGACTTCGCCGGTATGGACTCCTATACCGACCTTTATCAAATCCTTGTTCTGTTTTGCCCGCTCTTCATTCATCAAATTAATGGATTTCTGAACATCAACCGCCGCATGAATCGCCAGGTCCGTGTCATTCTTATGGACGATCGGTGCACCGAAAACCGCCATCAGGCCGTCACCGAGAAATTTATCAATCGTTCCTTCATATCGGAAGATACTGTTGGTCATACTCGTAAGGACGTCGTTCAGAAGCGAAACGACCTCTTCTGCAGGAAGACGCTCGGCAAGCGGAGTAAAACCCCGAATATCAGCGAAGAAGATCGTTACTTTCCGTCGGGTTCCTTTTAACGTTTCAATGTATTTGGCGGGGTTTTTGAAAATCTCTTCGGCGACCTGGTGCGATACATATCGACGAAAGGCGTCTTTTATCTGTTCTTTTTCTTTCAAACTCTTCGTCATCTCATTAAAGGCTTCGGTCAAATCTCCGATTTCGTCATTGGACTTCTTTTCAATCCGCTGGTCAAAATCGCCTTTGGCGATTGATTTCACCCCCTTCACTAAATCCTGAATAGGATTTGTAAGGTAATTCGATAAAAGCATCGCTCCGAGAATACCGATCAACAGACCGGAGACGGAAATGAGGATAAGAACGACCTGCATCGCATAGGTGGTGTTTTCAATCCGTTCGGTTTCAAGGCCGACACTGACCTTGCCGATCTCTTTCTTCCCGGCTAAGAGAATGGGTAATGTAACATTATATAAATAAGGCGGTGGTTTAAATTCTTCAGCCGTTTTACCCACCAGTTCGATTTTATTGTGTGCCCGGATAATATTGTCGTTATCAACGATGTATGCATAACCGACCCCTTCATTCTTGACCGCATCGGTCACCAATCGTGCAAGATAAAGGTCGTCGTTTGTTATCAAGGGATCTTCGGCGTTCAGGGTAATGACATTTGCAAGAATCTCACCCTGAAGTTTTATCTCCTGAATCAATGAATTTCTCACCCGGTTCAGGGTAAACCAGAAGATTACACCGGTTATAATCAAGATTAAAAGAAATATCAAAAGACTGAATTTTATACGGATCGGAATTCGCATCTTTAACGCGGGTGATTTCCTGAGGCGGGGAGTTTAAAAATCATCTGTTTAATTCCCGGAGTTTCAACTGCGCCCGTTTGAGATTTTTTTCGGCATTGGGATAAGCCGGATCAATCTCAAGCACCTTTTGCCAGTATTCTATGGCAAGGGCGAAATCGTTCTTGGTGTAAGCACCTATGCCGAGCAGATAATAACGCTCCGCCTCTTCTTTCTTGCCGATAGAGAGTTCTTTCCTTATTTTATCGAGATAGAGCAGTGCCTGGGCGTTTTTTGCATCATACTCCAGGACCTTCTGAAATTCCTTTTCTGCTTTTGAGTAGTCCTTTGCGTTATAAAGATTTCGCCCTTTTGTCAAATGGCTGTTGATTTTATCGGTGATCTTCTGATCGACAAAGATCTTCTGTTTCGTCAAATTCTCCTGCTTCGGATATTTCTGCAACATCTTTTCGACAAGACGCCGGGCCCTTTTCAATTCCCCTCGCGAAAGGTAGATGTTGATCTTTTTCAACGCATCTTTTATCTCCTTGACCATCTTCTGGTTTGCATCTTCAATATATTTCTTGATGGTGCTGTTCTGCGGCTCGATCTTCAGAACTTCAGTCCAGAATTTAACTGCGTCTAAATAGTCTCCTTTCTTATATGCAAGCAATCCCTGATCGGTCTTTTCTTTTATCTGAGAAGAGATACCCTCCTTGATTCTGCGTTCTGCCTCAGACTTCAAAGAATCCGCCTCTTTCTGTCCCGGTGCCAGATCAAGGACCTTCTCAAAATAGAATATCGCATCCAGATAATTCCCCTGATTGAACTCAGCCCTGCCGTCGTCGAGAAAGAACTTTATATTTCTCGCTTTCAATTCCCTCTGAAGTCTGTTCGTCCAGTCGATTGCCTCCTGGTTGTCAGGTTGCCATATAAGCGCCAGGTCCCAGGCGGTCAACGCTTCATCATACTTTCCCTGGTTGTAATAATCAATCCCCTGTTGAAGATACGTCTCACTCGTGAGCCGTTCTTTGACAAATCTTTGCTCAGCCGGTTTTGAAGGAACAATATGATATGAGAGAGTGAATAGATGCGTCAACCCGAATATACCGCGGGAAACCGCTGCATATTCAATCAATAAGTTCCCCACCGTAATGCCGAAACCACCGGATATTTTTTTGAAAAAATTACTGGTGAAGACTTCATTGTTGCAGCCGAGGCGCAAAGTAAATTGTGACAACGGCGAAAACTCAATACCGTATGAGTAGGTGAAATCATCTTTCAACGGCTTAATGAAATCAAAAACCAGGTTTACTTTTTCCATCGGTTTAAGACAAAGACCGGTTCTGATTGAAACAGGAAGAGCGGTATTCAATGTCTTGAGACCGACATTCAAAAAAGAAAGTCCGAGATTGAACCGTCCGCTGTAATATATCACCCCGCTGTTCAAAAACAGACTATATCCTGAGGAAGATTCTATCTTGGCGGCGATACCGTTCAGTCCCAAGCCGACTCCCAAATTTCCGAATCTCCGTGCATAGTCGATTGAAGGAGTCAAAAAATAGGCGTTGTAATAACTGTAATTCCAGGGATCTTCTTCACTGCGGCGTTCAATCCTGTCGGTGTATAAACCTTTCAGTGCAAAACCTACGGCACTTTCTTTCCCCACCGGCAAAGCTCCGGTCATTCCTCCCAGGGTTGTATTCATAAACCAACGTCCGTAAAAACTCGAAAAGTACGGTGAACCGATTTTACAGATTCCCGCCGGATTATAAAAGACGCCGAAAGGGTCATCGGCAAGTGCGGTATAGGCATCACCGACCGCGGTCGAACGACTGCCCGCCCCGATTCTTAAAAATTCAAAACCGCCTGATGATTGAGAAAAGATGATTACGGACAGAAGTATCGCCATCATAGCTTTTCCCCGAAGGAAGAACAGAATATCTTTCTGAATCGCGGCGTCATTTTATTACTCCGAACTTCTTCATCACTATGGCTTCCTCATTATCCGTCCTTGCCGTCGCCCTGAAGATATAGATGTCGCTTCCCAGATCAGCCACCGACATCGTCGTTTCATAGAGTCTTCCCCCTTCAAAATATTGTTCTTCAATAGAGTATATTTTACGACCGGACAGCGTAAAGATATCGATCTTTAAAAAGGCGTTTTGATTCAAATAGAACATAAACTTCACATAATCCTTGCGTGTCGGATTCGGGAATGCGAAGCAGGAATCTCTCGGCAAAAGATTTCCTTTTGTATCAATCCATACAGTATAACTTGTATCTGTTGAATTCCCGGCGGTGTCAGAGCCGAAGATATCCAGCTGCGCCTCTCCGATCGCAAGACCGATTATCGTATCAACGGCTGAAAAGAAATGCAGCGAACCCTGACTTGAGTCCTGCGTTACATCCAGTCGTAAAGAATCACCGGTTGTATCCGTCAACCAGACAATCGGCAGACTGTCCAACACCTCACTGCTTGTAAACAAAATCATTGAAAGATCACCGATATATAAAGTCTCGGGAGAATAAGCAAATTCCGGTGGAATGGTATCCGGCAACAGAATGGAGTGTATATATATACTACTGTCTGTCGTCCCGGGATTTCCGTGCAGGTCGGTCCCCCTGATACGGATATTGCCCATACCTGCGGACAGAACCGAGTTGTCGACAAACACCCGGCCGGAATAATGTAGGGCTGAATCCAACTGGAGTGTATCAAACTGAAGGCTGTCCGACATATTATCAAAAAGCCAGGCACTGGGCATTCCGCTCAACTGTTCACTGACGACGAAACTGATTCTTAACGTATCGGTCAGGTATGTGGTGTCCGGCGCTGTAATCGAAAAAGCCGGAGGAACGATATCGACTGAATCGATGAAAATCGCCCTTTCATTATAACCGCTGTTACCCGCAAGGTCATTCCCCCGAACCAAAACCACTCCACTGCCCGGAGTGATGCCGGAAACCAGAACATCACCCGAATAATAATAAGAAGAATCAAAAGTAATGGTAAAGGCAAGCGATTCGGCCACCGCACTCTTCAACCATGCCTCAGGCAGTCCCTGGATCTCTTCATCCACAGAAAAAGTTATGTGGAGGGTGTCATTAAGATAGGTCGTCTCCGGAGCGGTGATGACGAAAGCGGGATCCGTCGTATCCGGAATCAGATCTTTATAGTAAATGATGTCATAGGGAGTGGAATCTCCTTCGGTCCAAACAAGATCTCCGCCGAATGAAGAGGAAGGATATAGGGACTTAACCGAAGACTGACTTATATTTTCAGCCGGCAGCCAGCCAAGCTGATGGTCCAGCACCTTACGATAGATGTCGATCGAATCTTCCCAGAACAGATACACATTTCCGGAAGCATCCAGGGAGACCGTGGGGTGGTTTGATTTGTAAGGAGTCTGACTGATATTGGTATCGGCGCTCCACCCTGAATTCGGGATGAACTGCTTGTAATAAATCTCATAATTACCCGGGGTTGTATCCACCCAGAAAAAGTGGATTCTTCCGAGTTGATCCGCCACCCCCATCGATGAGAACGAATTTCCCGGTGTCGACGTCAATGTCGATTCAGCCAGCCAATTCGAACCGTCCCAACGGCGGTACCTGATGTCGAAATTCGGTTGGTTCGTCTTGTCACTGAAGAAAACATATATCCCGTTGAGATTCAGAATAAACGGGTCGCGTGACTCATCAACCGTCCCGCTTATGTTAATCACTGAATCCCAGAAACCCGAGGAAAAATCATAATGTGCATAAAAAATTTCGCCGTTGGCTTTTTCCGCCCAGACAAGATGAATATCCCGGTCCGACGTCGCGACGGCTGAGGGAAAAACTGAAGGACCCTCTGTTCTCGAGAGCCTTCGGGGTGAAGGAAACCAGTTTCCGTCTGCTGAACGCTGCCAGAAAATTTCATGCGAATCCGCCGCCTCTTCTTCCCAGAAGACATAAACAATATTACTGTCAATTACAATCAAAGGGTTCACGGAAAATTCGTGGCGTGAGTTGCTCAGGTCGAGCGGTTCAGACCAGTTGATGCCGTCCACCGAGGTGGTGTAGAAAATTTCTCCGGGAGAGAATGTAGAATAGACCGCATGAATGGTGCCGTTATAATCTACCGCGATCTTTCTTCCTGCGGGGAATGAAGTGGCGTCTTCGTTTCCCGAAATCATCGGTTCTTTATGTAACGTGAATACCTTTGTCGCGGAATCAAGATTAAAAAACCCGTCATAGACGTAAAGTCTCGCCTGATATATTCCGTCTTTCAGTAATACACCGGTACTGTCGAATCCGTCCCAGATGATTGAGTCCGGCGGTATCCCGATTCCTTCCATATTGATGAATTCAACAGTATCCCGAAGAATTTTTGCATTCCAGTAAAGAATGCCGTGGGTGTCTGAAGCACTGGTGTAAAAGACAATCTCATCATTGATTGAATCACCATCCGGTGTGAATGAATCCACAGAAGTTATCGACACTGAAGGACGGGTCGTATCAGTATACACATACACGCCAGTATAATTTCCCAAGAACAATGAATGGAGGGCGTGGTTGAATGTCAATGAATGTGCTTCATTACCGTTGAAAATCGGCCCCAGGGCGAACCAGCTGCTTCCGCCGTCAAGGGATTGAAAACATTGACAATCACTGGCTACGGCGTTAACAAAAAATGGAACATCATACAAAGTCTCAATGTCGTAACAGGCAAGATCGGGAAAACCTGTGGGGGTCCATGTAAAACCGCCGTCTGAAGAGCGCCTTACACCGCTGACACCGGTATTCACCCACTGAAGCCCGGCATAAATCAGATTCGGATAATACCCATCTATGGCGACACTCACAACCGCTGTGTCTGGTAAACCTATCTGATAGATAGTGGCGCCGTAATCATCACTCCTGAAAACACCGTGGTCAGTCGCAATATAGATGGTACCCGGAAGGTTAACACTCGTTGCGATATCATTATAATAAAGGCCTGAATCAACTGGTATCCAGGACTGACCGTTATCTGTACTGCGGTAAAACTGATCACTGGTGGCGGCATATGCAACCACGGGATTGGTTGGGTCAAATTCTATCGTTGAAACCACGCGGTACCCGAGATAAGAAAACTGCCAGCTCGCTCCACTGTTCGTCGTCCGGTAAACTCCCAGAAAACTACCTATCAGTATATTAGCGCTGTCCAAAGGGTTCACCGCCATTGAGGAAAAATAGGGAATGTTCGGAATCACTCCGTATCTAAACCAGGATTCTCCATTATCTGAACTTTTATAAAGGCCGCCTCCGAGAGTTACAGTATAGACCGACTGGAAAGATAAGCTGTTCGTCTTTATGTCATAACTGGCATTGGCATTAAGACTGTCATTCCTCTCATACCAGTGCAGCCCGTTGTCACCCGAATAGAAAAAACCTCCGCTCGTTCCAATGAGAATTGTATCTCCCGCCACTTCGATCGAATTTACGACCAGATACGGCAATCCCTGATTGCTCTGCTGAAATAATGTATCTCCAAGGAGTCCGACCAGAATACCGGCTCCCATGGTTGCGACAAAAACAGTATCTCCTTTGCGTGCGATATCACTGATGTGGGTGCTGGCGGTTGAAATTGTGTCCCAGGTCGTGGTATCAGGAAGGTGCTGGATATATAGACCGTCACTACATCCGGCATAAAGATATTCCAGTGAAGAACTGTCTATATAATATTTCAGCACCTCAACATCCGCTGCAGGGGTCGAATAGTTGTTCCAGGTGAGGCCAGCGTTTATACTCTTGAATATGCCGTAACCTTCGGTTCCGAGATAGATGGCCGGGCCAGCCGGATTCCTGGTGAAACAGGTGTAGTAAAGGGAATCGAGCAGGGAATTAAGGTGAGTCCAGGTCGCACCGCTGTCACGGGAAGAATACACCCCATGTACTTCAGTGCAGAGAAAAAGGGTGTCCGGTGTGTATCGAAAAATATCCCGGACAGTACTGTTCACCGGAACCGTATTGTTCTGCTGCCAGGTCAAACCTCCGTCAACCGTGAACCAGAGACCGACCCTTTCGGTCCCGGCAAGAAGGTGGGTGGGGTCTATACCTGCAATACATTGAATATTAAAGAATCGAATGCTGTCCCTTCTCGGCTGCCAGTAACCCGCATTGTTAAGGCGGTATACACCGTTGGCGATAAGGCCGATATATACTGTATTGCCGAGGGCTTCGACATCCAAGATAAAACCACCGTAAGGGCCGTTCGTCGTCCAGGTATGTTCACCTCTGATATCGATCAGGGGTGAACTGTTCTGGACAGCAGGCATGGAAAACGGTATATTACCTGCGCCTTGAAATAGGGTGAAGAAAATCAGAGCAAAATTCACCATTATTTAAGTATAATGACTTTTACCGATGTGTCAATATCTCTAATTTCTGACTCCTCTCCACTTTTTTATCATCCCTCCGCCCGCTCTTTTGTCATTCTGAAGGAGCCTGCCCGAAGCAGACGACTGAAGAATCTCAATGACTAATGACTGATAAAGATTCTTCGCTTCACTCAGAATGACAGAGAAAGAAGGCAAACTCAGATGTTGTCCTGAGTGGAACAAAGGAATGACAAATATCACTTCAATCAGTTCTGCTGACACTATAAGAAAAGTGGAGAGGAGTCAGCTCTAATTTACGCCGTACTTTTATCTGCATCGGGATTGGATCATTGACAATAAATTGTTTTTAGATATAATTTAAATTAAGGCGGCGTAGCTCAGCTGGCAGAGCAGGAGAATCATAATCTCTGTGTCGGGGGTTCAAATCCCTCCGCCGCTACTAATAATTATGCGACAGATTAAAGAGTATCTTGGGGAGACCAGAAACCTGAGTGAATATGTAAATAATATCTCTTCTCTCTTGAATAAAAACAGCGAAGTTATAAACAAACTCGTCAGTCAGTTAGAGAGTCTTTTCATGTTCTTTTCGCGCGGAGACGAACTCCTCAAGATAATCCAGGATTATTCAAAGACCCTTCAGCAGGATATTAATAAAGTAAAGGAACTGTTCTCTTCTTATGAAAGAACGCTCAAGGAAACAGGAAGCAGATTATTTGTGACGAGTAAACGACTCAGATCAACGACAGAGATACTCAGGGAAATTCAGGAAAACGCCGGGGTTTTTATTCAATCGGCTCAATCGCTGGCAAACCTCGCCAAGAATACTGAAATAAAAGCCCATCGGGCGAAAAAAGAAGGTAAAGGGCTTGCGATCATCGCAAAAGAGTGCTTGACCCTCGCCAAACTCGCCCAGGCACCGTTTTATGACTTCAGCAAACAACTGCAAAGGCTTAATAAAATCACCAAACCGGTGATTCAAAAACTCCAGAATATCATGGAACTGTCGACCGCCGCTCAAAAACTACTCGACAAATCCTTTGAGTGGTTGAAAATCATAGATGAAACGACTTCATCTCTGGATGAAATAATAGCACGGGTCGATAAGAACAATACCATCAACAATCGATTGAAGACCGTGGTAAACGAAGAACTCGGGATGTTACAAG encodes:
- a CDS encoding tetratricopeptide repeat protein yields the protein MMAILLSVIIFSQSSGGFEFLRIGAGSRSTAVGDAYTALADDPFGVFYNPAGICKIGSPYFSSFYGRWFMNTTLGGMTGALPVGKESAVGFALKGLYTDRIERRSEEDPWNYSYYNAYFLTPSIDYARRFGNLGVGLGLNGIAAKIESSSGYSLFLNSGVIYYSGRFNLGLSFLNVGLKTLNTALPVSIRTGLCLKPMEKVNLVFDFIKPLKDDFTYSYGIEFSPLSQFTLRLGCNNEVFTSNFFKKISGGFGITVGNLLIEYAAVSRGIFGLTHLFTLSYHIVPSKPAEQRFVKERLTSETYLQQGIDYYNQGKYDEALTAWDLALIWQPDNQEAIDWTNRLQRELKARNIKFFLDDGRAEFNQGNYLDAIFYFEKVLDLAPGQKEADSLKSEAERRIKEGISSQIKEKTDQGLLAYKKGDYLDAVKFWTEVLKIEPQNSTIKKYIEDANQKMVKEIKDALKKINIYLSRGELKRARRLVEKMLQKYPKQENLTKQKIFVDQKITDKINSHLTKGRNLYNAKDYSKAEKEFQKVLEYDAKNAQALLYLDKIRKELSIGKKEEAERYYLLGIGAYTKNDFALAIEYWQKVLEIDPAYPNAEKNLKRAQLKLRELNR
- a CDS encoding HAMP domain-containing protein; translated protein: MRIPIRIKFSLLIFLLILIITGVIFWFTLNRVRNSLIQEIKLQGEILANVITLNAEDPLITNDDLYLARLVTDAVKNEGVGYAYIVDNDNIIRAHNKIELVGKTAEEFKPPPYLYNVTLPILLAGKKEIGKVSVGLETERIENTTYAMQVVLILISVSGLLIGILGAMLLSNYLTNPIQDLVKGVKSIAKGDFDQRIEKKSNDEIGDLTEAFNEMTKSLKEKEQIKDAFRRYVSHQVAEEIFKNPAKYIETLKGTRRKVTIFFADIRGFTPLAERLPAEEVVSLLNDVLTSMTNSIFRYEGTIDKFLGDGLMAVFGAPIVHKNDTDLAIHAAVDVQKSINLMNEERAKQNKDLIKVGIGVHTGEVVVGNIGTKERLDYTVIGDSVNLASRLQGVAGGGEIIISEHAFQEASVPYKFSEPMLIKVKGKAEPIKIYRVLY